One window of the Streptomyces sp. ITFR-21 genome contains the following:
- a CDS encoding MFS transporter, protein MISRRPQFGGSASGPVLPGSGVSRALVLFLSLSCGLVVANNYYAQPLLPELRTSLHASSGLVGLCVTLNQLGYALGLVLLVPLGDLLARRPLIVTMLTLDAVALAAAAAAPGVWPLVALLTVVGVTGTVINILIPMATTLAREDQRGQVVGTLMTGLLLGILLARTVAGALDQLASWRLVYAVAAVLIAVLAVMVRLVLPDLPATPGQSYPRLLASVTSLITGEPFLRRRMATGALGFGVFQLLWTALPLMLSDAPYGYSPAVIGLFGLLGAAGAACARPAGRLQDKGVAHAATGVLLGIIAVAWALLTGGTVLPLVIAGILVLDVGVQGVHVLNQARIYAYPPQIRSRITTAYVSAYFLGGSAGGALAVLLYPRWGWPGVCLVGGLLTAVALLLWVTDRTRGPAPAAAPAAAPRPLAAGPGVPQPSTHD, encoded by the coding sequence ATGATCTCCCGCAGACCTCAGTTCGGTGGCTCCGCGTCCGGACCCGTACTGCCGGGGTCGGGCGTGTCCCGTGCACTGGTGCTGTTCCTGTCGCTCTCATGCGGCCTGGTGGTGGCCAACAACTACTACGCCCAGCCGCTGCTGCCGGAGCTGCGCACCAGCCTGCACGCCTCCTCCGGGCTCGTGGGGCTGTGCGTGACGCTCAACCAGCTCGGCTACGCGCTGGGGCTGGTCCTCCTGGTGCCGCTCGGCGACCTGCTGGCCCGGCGCCCGCTGATCGTCACCATGCTCACCCTCGACGCCGTGGCGCTGGCCGCGGCGGCCGCCGCTCCCGGCGTGTGGCCGCTGGTGGCGCTCCTGACGGTCGTGGGCGTCACCGGCACGGTGATCAACATCCTGATCCCGATGGCCACCACGCTCGCCAGGGAGGACCAGCGCGGGCAGGTCGTGGGCACCTTGATGACCGGACTGCTGCTCGGCATCCTGCTGGCCCGTACGGTGGCCGGGGCGCTGGACCAGCTCGCGAGCTGGCGGCTGGTGTACGCGGTGGCCGCCGTCCTCATCGCGGTGCTCGCGGTCATGGTCCGCCTGGTACTCCCCGACCTGCCCGCGACCCCCGGCCAGAGCTATCCGCGGCTGCTGGCCTCGGTGACCTCGCTGATCACCGGCGAACCGTTCCTGCGCCGCCGGATGGCGACCGGGGCACTCGGCTTCGGGGTCTTCCAGCTGCTGTGGACGGCGCTGCCGCTCATGCTGTCCGACGCTCCGTACGGCTACTCGCCGGCCGTCATCGGCCTGTTCGGCCTGCTCGGCGCCGCCGGGGCGGCCTGCGCCCGGCCCGCCGGCCGGCTCCAGGACAAGGGGGTGGCCCACGCGGCGACCGGGGTGCTGCTCGGCATCATCGCCGTCGCCTGGGCGCTGCTGACCGGCGGCACCGTACTGCCGCTGGTGATCGCCGGCATTCTGGTGCTCGACGTGGGAGTGCAGGGGGTCCACGTACTGAACCAGGCGCGGATCTACGCCTACCCGCCGCAGATCAGGTCGCGCATCACCACCGCGTACGTCTCCGCCTACTTCCTGGGCGGCTCGGCGGGCGGCGCGCTGGCCGTGCTGCTCTACCCGCGGTGGGGCTGGCCGGGGGTGTGCCTGGTCGGCGGGCTGCTCACCGCGGTGGCCCTCCTGCTGTGGGTCACCGACCGCACCCGCGGACCGGCGCCCGCCGCCGCCCCCGCCGCGGCACCGCGGCCCCTGGCCGCCGGGCCGGGCGTGCCGCAGCCCAGCACGCACGACTAG
- a CDS encoding NAD-dependent epimerase/dehydratase family protein, which translates to MTRIFVAGATGAVGRLLVPLLVEAGHQVTAATRTAEGVERLRAQGAEGVRLDVFDRAAVADALAAAAPEAVVHQLTALSGGNPVDNARIRREGTRNLVDAAKKAGVRRIVAQSISWAYEAGDVPADEATALDTGAPEPRATSVGGVVALEEAVAEIDEHVVLRYGTFYGPGTWYAPGGFIAGKLADGALPANSGVSSFVHVDDAARAAVLALGWPSGPVNIVDDEPAPARAWVPVLAAALDRPAPEPSEGGAGWERGAANGKAAGLGWQPRHRTWRTGFSDQG; encoded by the coding sequence ATGACGCGCATCTTCGTCGCAGGAGCCACCGGAGCCGTCGGGCGGCTTCTGGTGCCGCTGCTGGTCGAGGCCGGCCACCAGGTCACGGCCGCCACCCGTACCGCCGAGGGGGTGGAACGACTGCGTGCCCAGGGCGCCGAGGGCGTCCGCCTCGACGTCTTCGACCGCGCCGCGGTGGCCGACGCGCTGGCCGCCGCCGCGCCCGAGGCGGTGGTCCACCAGCTCACCGCGCTGTCCGGCGGCAACCCGGTCGACAACGCCCGCATCCGCCGGGAGGGCACCCGCAACCTGGTGGACGCGGCGAAGAAGGCCGGCGTGCGCCGGATCGTCGCCCAGTCCATCTCCTGGGCGTACGAGGCCGGCGACGTCCCCGCCGACGAGGCGACCGCGCTGGACACCGGCGCGCCCGAGCCGCGCGCCACCAGCGTCGGCGGCGTCGTCGCGCTGGAGGAGGCGGTGGCGGAGATCGACGAGCACGTCGTGCTGCGCTACGGGACCTTCTACGGGCCGGGCACCTGGTACGCGCCGGGCGGCTTCATCGCCGGCAAGCTCGCCGACGGCGCGCTGCCCGCCAACTCCGGCGTCTCCTCGTTCGTGCACGTCGACGACGCCGCTCGGGCCGCCGTGCTGGCCCTCGGCTGGCCGAGCGGCCCGGTCAACATCGTCGACGACGAGCCGGCGCCGGCCCGTGCGTGGGTGCCGGTGCTGGCCGCCGCGCTGGACCGGCCCGCGCCCGAGCCGTCCGAGGGCGGCGCTGGCTGGGAGCGCGGGGCGGCCAACGGCAAGGCGGCGGGCCTGGGGTGGCAGCCCCGGCACCGCACCTGGCGCACCGGGTTCAGCGACCAGGGATGA
- a CDS encoding 3-deoxy-7-phosphoheptulonate synthase class II has translation MTATELGSARQDVVPAAQQPQWPDPTALRHVLADLSAAPPLTLPAESDRLLDRLAAVARGEAFLLQGGDCAETLEGSGADRVRGKLDTLHRMATAVGRAGSLPVVEVGRIAGQYAKPRSRPTETRDGVTLPSYRGDAVNGLEFTARARAADPERLRRVHRASAATVELIRSLTAGSGTGTASTGAQEFFTSHEALLLEYENAMTRRDPRTGRPYGLSGHMLWIGERTRGLDGAHVAFAARIANPIGVKLGPTTTADEVLALVDRVDPHREPGRLTLITRMGADRVRDLLPDLVEKVTAGGAQVGWVCDPMHGNTFQAPNGYKTRAYGTVLDEVRGFFEVHRSLGTHPGGLHIEFTGEYVTECVGGTDGPRLADLPSRYETACDPRLNRGQALELSDAVAELLRG, from the coding sequence ATGACCGCCACCGAACTCGGCTCAGCCCGCCAGGACGTCGTCCCGGCCGCACAGCAACCGCAGTGGCCGGACCCGACCGCGCTGCGCCACGTCCTCGCCGACCTGTCGGCCGCACCGCCCCTGACGCTGCCCGCCGAGAGCGACCGGCTCCTCGACCGTTTGGCCGCCGTCGCCCGCGGCGAGGCGTTCCTGCTCCAGGGCGGCGACTGCGCGGAGACCTTGGAGGGCAGCGGCGCCGACCGGGTGCGCGGCAAGCTCGACACCCTCCACCGGATGGCCACGGCGGTCGGCCGGGCCGGCTCGCTGCCGGTGGTCGAGGTGGGCCGGATCGCCGGGCAGTACGCCAAGCCCCGCTCCCGGCCCACCGAGACCCGTGACGGCGTCACCCTCCCCTCCTACCGGGGTGACGCCGTCAACGGCCTGGAGTTCACCGCCCGTGCCCGCGCCGCTGACCCGGAGCGGCTCAGGCGCGTCCACCGCGCCTCGGCGGCCACGGTGGAGCTGATCCGCTCCCTCACCGCCGGCTCCGGCACCGGCACCGCTTCGACCGGCGCCCAGGAGTTCTTCACCAGCCACGAGGCGCTGCTCCTGGAGTACGAGAACGCCATGACCCGTCGCGACCCGCGCACCGGCCGCCCCTACGGGTTGTCCGGACACATGCTGTGGATCGGTGAGCGTACCAGGGGACTCGACGGCGCCCACGTCGCCTTCGCCGCCCGGATCGCGAACCCGATCGGCGTCAAGCTCGGCCCCACCACCACCGCCGACGAGGTCCTCGCCCTGGTCGACCGGGTCGATCCGCACCGCGAGCCGGGCCGGCTGACCCTGATCACCCGGATGGGGGCGGACCGGGTCCGCGACCTGCTGCCCGACCTGGTGGAGAAGGTGACCGCGGGCGGCGCCCAGGTGGGATGGGTGTGCGACCCGATGCACGGCAACACCTTCCAGGCGCCCAACGGTTACAAGACCCGCGCCTACGGGACGGTCCTGGACGAGGTCCGGGGCTTCTTCGAGGTGCACCGCTCGCTCGGCACCCATCCCGGCGGACTGCACATCGAGTTCACCGGCGAGTACGTCACCGAGTGCGTCGGCGGTACGGACGGCCCGCGGCTGGCGGACCTGCCGTCGCGTTACGAGACCGCCTGCGACCCCCGGCTGAACCGCGGCCAGGCGCTGGAGCTGTCCGACGCCGTCGCCGAGTTGCTGCGCGGTTGA
- a CDS encoding lyase family protein, whose translation MNGPTERPAAPADGTDTGAGAPEAGKGGARADGGPGGDPGGGPGDGLGGDVAGDLAGGLDAGLLSPVRAGTPAEAAVSDAAWLRAMLAAEAALARAQAGLGTVPEAAARVITEVALAGRLDLRQIALAARETANPVVGLVRELTLAVAAHTPEAAEYVHRGSTSQDIFDTGAMLVAAGALRVIRADLARAAEALARLAAAHRDTVMAGRTLALHAVPTTFGLKAAGWRALVLDALERTDRLLDGGLPVALGGAAGTCAGYLEYADLEYAGPAGASPAADRGPGPRADGGAYLDRLADAFARETGLGRPALPWHALRTPMADLAAALSTTTGALGKIAIDVQTLARTEVGELAEPGPAGRGASSAMPHKRNPVLTTLIRSAALQVPAYAVVLTQSLVTEDERSAGVWHAEWQPLRECLRLTGGAAHTAVELLEGLEIRVDRMRDNLGATGGQVVAERLAARFTGRLGRQAARQLLTRASARAARDGRPLGAVLGEDPAVKGRLPAAELDALLDPAGYTGAAGPLVDRALRRRSPTP comes from the coding sequence ATGAACGGACCGACCGAACGCCCCGCGGCCCCGGCCGACGGTACGGACACGGGGGCGGGCGCGCCGGAGGCGGGGAAGGGCGGCGCGCGCGCGGACGGCGGGCCCGGCGGCGACCCGGGCGGCGGGCCGGGCGACGGCCTGGGCGGCGACGTGGCCGGCGACCTGGCCGGCGGGCTCGACGCGGGGCTGCTCTCACCGGTGCGGGCCGGGACGCCGGCCGAGGCGGCGGTCAGCGACGCCGCGTGGCTGCGGGCGATGCTGGCGGCCGAGGCGGCGCTGGCCCGCGCGCAGGCGGGGCTGGGCACCGTACCGGAGGCGGCGGCCCGGGTGATCACCGAGGTCGCCCTGGCCGGCCGGCTGGACCTGCGGCAGATCGCGCTGGCCGCGCGGGAGACCGCCAACCCCGTGGTCGGCCTGGTCCGGGAACTCACCCTGGCCGTCGCCGCCCACACGCCGGAGGCCGCCGAGTACGTGCACCGCGGCTCCACCAGCCAGGACATCTTCGACACCGGCGCCATGCTGGTCGCCGCCGGGGCGCTGCGCGTCATCCGGGCCGACCTCGCGCGGGCGGCCGAGGCGCTGGCCCGGCTCGCGGCCGCCCACCGCGACACCGTGATGGCCGGCCGGACGCTGGCGCTGCACGCCGTGCCCACCACCTTCGGCCTGAAGGCCGCGGGCTGGCGGGCGCTGGTCCTGGACGCGCTGGAGCGGACCGACCGACTGCTGGACGGCGGGCTGCCCGTCGCGCTCGGCGGCGCGGCCGGCACCTGCGCCGGCTATCTGGAGTACGCGGACCTGGAGTACGCCGGACCGGCCGGCGCCTCCCCCGCGGCCGACCGCGGCCCGGGGCCGCGCGCGGACGGCGGCGCCTACCTCGACCGGCTGGCCGACGCGTTCGCCCGCGAGACGGGCCTGGGCCGCCCCGCGCTGCCCTGGCACGCCCTGCGCACCCCGATGGCCGACCTCGCGGCGGCGCTGTCCACGACCACCGGCGCGCTGGGCAAGATCGCGATCGACGTCCAGACCCTGGCCCGCACCGAGGTCGGGGAACTCGCCGAGCCGGGGCCCGCCGGGCGCGGCGCCTCCTCGGCCATGCCGCACAAGCGCAATCCCGTCCTGACCACCCTCATCCGCAGCGCCGCGCTCCAGGTGCCCGCCTACGCCGTGGTGCTGACGCAGTCCCTGGTCACCGAGGACGAGCGCTCGGCGGGCGTCTGGCACGCCGAGTGGCAACCGCTGCGCGAGTGCCTGCGGCTGACCGGCGGTGCCGCGCACACCGCGGTGGAACTCCTGGAGGGGCTGGAGATCCGCGTTGACCGGATGCGGGACAACCTCGGCGCGACCGGCGGCCAGGTGGTCGCCGAACGGCTCGCCGCCCGCTTCACCGGGCGGCTCGGCCGCCAGGCCGCCCGGCAGCTGCTCACCCGTGCCTCCGCGCGCGCCGCCAGGGACGGGCGTCCGCTGGGCGCGGTGCTCGGCGAGGACCCGGCGGTGAAGGGCAGGCTGCCGGCCGCCGAACTCGACGCCCTGCTCGACCCGGCCGGCTACACCGGCGCGGCCGGTCCGCTGGTGGACCGCGCGCTCCGGCGACGGTCCCCGACACCGTGA
- a CDS encoding FAD/NAD(P)-binding protein: MTGPHLRIALVGMGPRGLSALERLCANERKSPSHETVTVHIVDPYRPGPGQVWRTDQSRHLLMNTVASQITLFTDDSVRIEGPVETGPSLYDWARTVALMAPIGDALWRYDDQTLAEARDLGPDDYPTRAFYGHYLEAVHRQVVTGAPGHLTVVTHRTRALALDDDGTDEGHQVLTLEDGTRIAGLHAVVLAQGHVPCRPTAEEQALSALSRQAGLPHILPANPTDVDVSGIGAGTAVLLRGLGLNFFDYMALFTVGRGGSFRPAGDGRLVYRASGREPRLYAGSRRGVPYHARGENEKGPHGRHHPALLTAEAVERLRERARGGARVTFGTDLWPLVSAEVESVYYGTLLTSRGRDGERAELVRRYLETPPGPGREELLDSYGIAAADRWDWELLARPYAGRAFTGPDDFHGWLLERLRRDAREARAGNVSSPLKAALDVLRDLRNEVRLAVDHGGIDGDSYRAELQSWYTPLNAFLSIGPPASRIEEMAALVEAGVLTVLGPGVRVRVDADGPAFVAESDVPGSRVRAGVLIEARLPEPDLRRTEDPLMRHLLTAGQCRPYTIAAGPGEPYESGGLAVTERPYRLLDAAGRAHPRRYAYGIPTEAVHWVTAAGIRPGVDSVTLGDSDAIARAVLAGSTSPHDGTDEDLADSDLSGVRA; encoded by the coding sequence ATGACCGGCCCGCACCTGCGGATAGCGCTCGTCGGCATGGGACCGCGGGGGCTCTCCGCGCTGGAACGGCTGTGCGCCAACGAACGCAAGTCGCCCTCCCACGAGACCGTCACCGTCCACATCGTCGACCCGTACCGGCCTGGTCCCGGACAGGTGTGGCGCACCGACCAGTCCCGCCACCTGCTGATGAACACCGTCGCCTCGCAGATCACCCTCTTCACCGACGACAGCGTCCGCATCGAGGGGCCGGTCGAGACCGGACCCAGCCTGTACGATTGGGCCCGCACGGTGGCCCTGATGGCGCCGATCGGGGACGCCCTGTGGCGCTACGACGACCAGACGCTGGCCGAGGCCCGCGACCTGGGCCCGGACGACTACCCGACCCGCGCCTTCTACGGCCACTACCTGGAGGCCGTCCACCGGCAGGTCGTCACCGGCGCCCCCGGCCATCTGACCGTCGTCACGCACCGGACGCGCGCGCTGGCGCTGGACGACGACGGCACCGACGAGGGCCACCAGGTGCTCACCCTGGAGGACGGCACCCGCATCGCCGGGCTGCACGCGGTGGTGCTCGCCCAGGGCCACGTCCCGTGCCGTCCCACCGCCGAGGAGCAGGCGCTGTCGGCGCTGTCCCGGCAGGCCGGGCTGCCGCACATCCTGCCGGCCAACCCCACCGACGTGGACGTCTCCGGGATCGGCGCGGGGACCGCGGTGCTGCTGCGGGGCCTGGGCCTGAACTTCTTCGACTACATGGCGCTGTTCACCGTCGGCCGCGGCGGCTCCTTCCGGCCGGCCGGCGACGGCCGCCTGGTCTACCGCGCCTCGGGCCGCGAACCGCGGCTGTACGCCGGGTCGCGGCGCGGTGTGCCCTACCACGCCCGGGGGGAGAACGAGAAGGGCCCGCACGGCCGCCACCACCCCGCGCTGCTGACCGCCGAGGCCGTCGAACGGCTACGGGAGCGGGCCCGCGGCGGCGCCCGGGTCACGTTCGGTACGGACCTGTGGCCGCTGGTCTCCGCCGAGGTGGAGAGCGTCTACTACGGCACCCTGCTCACCTCCCGGGGGCGCGACGGGGAGCGGGCCGAGCTGGTCCGGCGCTACCTGGAGACGCCGCCGGGGCCCGGCCGGGAGGAGCTGCTGGACTCCTACGGAATCGCCGCCGCCGACCGCTGGGACTGGGAGCTGCTGGCCCGCCCGTACGCCGGCCGCGCGTTCACCGGGCCCGACGACTTCCACGGCTGGCTGCTGGAGCGGCTGCGGCGCGACGCCCGCGAGGCGCGGGCCGGCAACGTCAGCAGCCCCCTCAAAGCCGCCCTGGACGTACTGCGCGACCTGCGCAACGAAGTGCGGCTGGCGGTCGACCACGGGGGTATCGACGGCGACTCCTACCGGGCCGAGCTGCAGAGCTGGTACACGCCGCTCAACGCCTTCCTGTCCATCGGGCCGCCCGCCTCCCGGATCGAGGAGATGGCGGCCCTGGTCGAGGCGGGCGTGCTGACCGTGCTCGGTCCCGGCGTCCGGGTGCGGGTGGACGCTGACGGCCCGGCCTTCGTCGCCGAGTCCGACGTGCCCGGCAGCCGGGTGCGGGCCGGGGTGCTGATCGAGGCGCGGCTGCCCGAGCCGGACCTGCGCCGCACCGAGGACCCCCTGATGCGGCACCTGCTGACAGCGGGCCAGTGCCGCCCGTACACCATCGCGGCCGGCCCCGGCGAGCCGTACGAGAGCGGCGGGCTGGCCGTCACCGAGCGGCCGTACCGGCTGCTGGACGCGGCCGGCCGGGCCCACCCGCGCCGCTACGCCTACGGCATCCCGACCGAGGCGGTCCACTGGGTCACCGCCGCAGGCATCCGTCCCGGCGTCGACTCGGTCACCCTGGGCGACTCCGACGCCATCGCCCGCGCGGTGCTGGCCGGCAGTACCTCCCCGCACGACGGCACCGACGAGGACCTCGCGGACAGCGACCTGAGCGGAGTGAGGGCATGA
- a CDS encoding anthranilate synthase component I, protein MEAAPALSADLPARRQWTTPAGVLVHRTSEPAGDAHLIRDSLENALDQRRGMLLFRGQDRALGYVDPPLEVTVRGDRVAVSALNSRGRVLLRALGPLLARSVMVTGEGPDAVHGRVAGGGEVFAEEDRTRHAGAFTAVRALLAAMAGDEDGLLGLYGAFGYDLVFQLEAVPLRRRRAEDDRDLVLHLPDELVELDLRRGRAVRHRYEFAVRGESTEGLPRATAARPFVPGVPAEPRDHAPGEYAQVVTRARELFRAGDLFEAVPGQVFRRGCLQPPSALFRRLRASNPAPYNLLANLGEGEFLVGASPEMFVRVRRGAAGAGGEHLVVESAPISGTIARGADALEDAERTRELLASVKDESELTMCTDVDRNDKARVCVPGTVRVTARRRIELYSTLIHTVDRVEGVLAAGRDALDGFLAHLWAVTVTGAPKLAAVEFIERAERSPRRWYGGAAGVLAFDGTLDTVLTLRTIQVRDGVATVRVGATLLYDSSPQAEEAETELKAKALLRVLDEPAAGPAPRRPAAPGPADPRPAEGLRVLMVDHRDSFAHTLADYLRQTGARVTTYRAGSHLPMLARDRPDLVVLSPGPGRPADFDVAGTIAEAQARDIPVFGVCLGLQGLVEYCGGALSVLDHPVHGKPSRVRVTAPDSALLAGLPEHFDVGRYHSLYTAARDVPEQLRVTAQTEDGVAMVVEHRERPLAAVQFHPESIMTTRGGAGRLVIANAVTSLVRPAGAGRL, encoded by the coding sequence ATGGAGGCAGCACCCGCCCTGTCCGCCGACCTGCCCGCGCGGCGGCAGTGGACCACTCCCGCCGGGGTGCTCGTCCACCGCACCAGCGAGCCGGCCGGCGACGCCCACCTGATCCGCGACAGCCTGGAGAACGCCCTCGACCAGCGGCGCGGGATGCTGCTCTTCCGCGGCCAGGACCGGGCCCTCGGCTACGTCGACCCGCCGCTGGAGGTCACCGTGCGCGGCGACCGGGTCGCCGTCTCGGCCCTCAACTCCCGCGGGCGGGTGCTGCTGCGCGCTCTCGGCCCGCTGCTGGCCCGTTCGGTGATGGTCACCGGCGAGGGACCCGACGCCGTCCACGGCCGGGTGGCCGGCGGCGGCGAGGTCTTCGCCGAGGAGGACCGCACCCGCCACGCGGGCGCGTTCACCGCGGTCCGCGCCCTGCTCGCGGCGATGGCCGGCGACGAGGACGGACTGCTCGGCCTGTACGGGGCGTTCGGCTACGACCTGGTCTTCCAGCTCGAAGCCGTCCCGCTGCGCCGGCGGCGCGCCGAGGACGACCGCGACCTGGTCCTGCACCTGCCGGACGAGCTGGTCGAACTCGACCTGCGCCGCGGCCGCGCGGTGCGCCACCGCTACGAGTTCGCGGTGCGGGGCGAGTCCACCGAGGGCCTGCCCCGCGCCACCGCCGCGCGCCCCTTCGTCCCCGGCGTCCCGGCCGAGCCGCGCGACCACGCGCCGGGCGAGTACGCGCAGGTGGTGACGCGGGCCAGGGAGCTGTTCCGGGCCGGCGACCTGTTCGAGGCCGTGCCGGGGCAGGTGTTCCGGCGCGGCTGCCTCCAGCCGCCGTCCGCGCTGTTCCGGCGGCTGCGCGCGTCCAACCCGGCCCCGTACAACCTGCTGGCCAACCTCGGCGAGGGCGAGTTCCTGGTGGGCGCCTCCCCCGAGATGTTCGTCCGGGTGCGGCGCGGCGCGGCCGGCGCCGGGGGCGAGCACCTGGTCGTGGAGTCCGCCCCGATCAGCGGCACGATCGCCCGCGGCGCCGACGCGCTGGAGGACGCCGAGCGGACCCGTGAGCTGCTGGCGTCCGTCAAGGACGAGTCCGAGCTGACCATGTGCACCGACGTCGACCGCAACGACAAGGCCCGGGTGTGCGTGCCCGGGACGGTCCGCGTCACCGCGCGCCGCCGGATCGAGCTGTACTCGACGCTGATCCACACCGTGGACCGCGTCGAGGGCGTGCTCGCGGCCGGCCGGGACGCGCTGGACGGCTTCCTCGCCCACCTGTGGGCGGTCACCGTCACCGGCGCGCCCAAGCTGGCCGCGGTGGAGTTCATCGAGCGCGCCGAGCGCTCCCCGCGGCGCTGGTACGGCGGCGCGGCCGGCGTACTGGCCTTCGACGGGACGCTGGACACGGTGCTGACGCTGCGCACCATCCAGGTACGCGACGGCGTGGCCACCGTGCGGGTCGGCGCGACCCTGCTGTACGACTCGTCGCCGCAGGCGGAGGAGGCCGAGACCGAGCTGAAGGCGAAGGCGCTGCTGCGGGTGCTCGACGAGCCGGCCGCGGGCCCGGCGCCGCGCCGGCCGGCCGCCCCCGGCCCGGCCGATCCCCGGCCGGCCGAGGGACTGCGGGTGCTGATGGTCGACCACCGCGACTCCTTCGCCCACACCCTGGCCGACTACCTGCGGCAGACCGGCGCCCGCGTCACCACCTACCGGGCCGGCAGCCACCTGCCGATGCTGGCCCGCGACCGGCCCGACCTGGTGGTGCTGTCACCGGGCCCCGGCCGGCCGGCCGACTTCGACGTGGCCGGCACCATCGCCGAGGCGCAGGCGCGGGACATCCCGGTGTTCGGTGTGTGCCTGGGCCTGCAGGGGCTGGTGGAGTACTGCGGCGGCGCGCTGTCCGTCCTGGACCACCCGGTGCACGGCAAGCCGTCGCGGGTACGGGTCACCGCGCCCGACAGCGCGCTGCTGGCCGGGCTGCCCGAGCACTTCGACGTCGGCCGCTACCACTCGCTGTACACCGCCGCCCGCGACGTGCCCGAGCAGCTGCGGGTGACCGCGCAGACCGAGGACGGCGTGGCCATGGTCGTCGAGCACCGCGAACGGCCGCTGGCCGCGGTCCAGTTCCACCCCGAATCGATCATGACGACCCGCGGCGGCGCCGGCCGTCTGGTCATCGCCAACGCCGTGACCTCGCTGGTCCGCCCGGCCGGGGCGGGCCGGCTGTGA
- a CDS encoding benzoate-CoA ligase family protein, which translates to MAPLSPSAHRDTFARDGLPPAGQWPALIADLPELRYPERLNCAEELLDGAIARYGADRPALVDQDGWRWSYAELRDHVNRLAHVLVADYGLVPGNRVLLRGPNSPWLAACWLAALKAGAVVVTTMPLLRATELRQITDLARVQLAVCERGLVDELAEAGFPAARTVTYTGGQGAESELLRLAAAKPDRFTAVATAADDVALIAFTSGTSGRPKATLHFHRDVLSIADTFSAHVLRPRPDDVFIGSPPLAFTFGLGGLLVFPLRAGAAAVLLERAAPDVLFRAVERHRATVLFTAPTAYRAALDTVRERDLSSLRRCVSAGEPLPAWVWHAFHEATGQRVIDGIGSTEMLHVFISAADDDIRVGATGRPVPGFRARVVDDDGAEVPDGTPGRLAVQGPTGCRYLSDDRQLQQVQDGWNITGDVYVRDADGYFWYQARADDMIVTSGYNVAAPEVEQAVIRHPAVADCGVIGVPDGARGALVKSYVVLAPGYTPSDLLAAQIQEFVKQTIAPYKYPRLVEFVSSLPASATGKLQRHALRESVLAETG; encoded by the coding sequence ATGGCGCCGCTGTCACCTTCCGCCCACCGGGACACCTTCGCCCGCGACGGCCTGCCGCCCGCCGGGCAGTGGCCCGCCCTGATCGCCGACCTGCCGGAACTGCGCTACCCGGAGCGGCTCAACTGCGCCGAGGAACTGCTCGACGGCGCCATCGCCCGGTACGGCGCCGACCGTCCCGCCCTCGTCGACCAGGACGGGTGGCGGTGGAGTTACGCGGAACTGCGCGACCACGTGAACCGCCTGGCGCACGTACTGGTGGCGGACTACGGGCTGGTGCCCGGCAACCGGGTACTGCTGCGCGGTCCCAACTCCCCGTGGCTGGCAGCCTGCTGGCTGGCGGCGCTGAAGGCCGGCGCCGTCGTGGTGACCACCATGCCGCTGCTGCGGGCCACCGAGCTGCGGCAGATCACCGACCTGGCCCGGGTGCAGCTCGCGGTGTGCGAGCGGGGGCTGGTGGACGAGCTGGCCGAGGCCGGCTTCCCCGCGGCGCGCACCGTGACCTACACCGGCGGGCAGGGGGCCGAAAGCGAGCTGCTGCGGCTGGCGGCGGCCAAGCCGGACCGCTTCACGGCGGTCGCGACCGCGGCGGACGACGTGGCGCTGATCGCCTTCACCTCCGGCACCAGCGGCCGGCCCAAGGCCACCCTGCACTTCCACCGGGACGTGCTCAGCATCGCCGACACCTTCAGCGCGCACGTGCTGCGCCCCCGCCCGGACGACGTGTTCATCGGCAGCCCGCCGCTGGCCTTCACCTTCGGCCTGGGCGGGCTGCTGGTCTTCCCGCTGCGGGCCGGGGCCGCCGCCGTACTGCTGGAGCGGGCCGCGCCCGACGTGCTCTTCCGGGCCGTGGAGCGGCACCGGGCCACGGTGCTGTTCACCGCGCCCACCGCGTACCGCGCGGCCCTGGACACCGTGCGGGAGCGGGACCTGTCCTCGCTGCGCCGCTGCGTCTCGGCGGGCGAGCCGCTGCCCGCGTGGGTGTGGCACGCCTTCCACGAGGCCACCGGGCAGCGGGTGATCGACGGCATCGGCTCCACCGAGATGCTGCACGTCTTCATCTCCGCCGCGGACGACGACATCCGGGTGGGCGCCACCGGCCGGCCCGTGCCGGGCTTCCGGGCCCGGGTCGTGGACGACGACGGCGCCGAGGTGCCCGACGGCACGCCCGGCCGGCTCGCCGTCCAGGGCCCGACCGGCTGCCGCTACCTGTCCGACGACCGGCAGCTCCAGCAGGTGCAGGACGGCTGGAACATCACCGGGGACGTCTACGTGCGGGACGCGGACGGCTACTTCTGGTACCAGGCGCGCGCCGACGACATGATCGTCACCTCCGGCTACAACGTGGCCGCCCCCGAGGTGGAGCAGGCCGTCATCCGGCACCCCGCGGTGGCCGACTGCGGAGTCATCGGCGTCCCCGACGGCGCCCGCGGGGCGCTGGTCAAGTCCTATGTGGTGCTCGCCCCCGGCTACACCCCCTCCGACCTGCTCGCCGCGCAGATCCAGGAGTTCGTCAAGCAGACGATCGCGCCCTACAAGTACCCCCGGCTGGTGGAGTTCGTCTCCTCCCTTCCGGCCAGCGCCACCGGGAAGCTGCAGCGCCACGCGCTGCGGGAGTCGGTGCTGGCCGAGACCGGCTGA